The Nycticebus coucang isolate mNycCou1 chromosome 5, mNycCou1.pri, whole genome shotgun sequence genome window below encodes:
- the LOC128586071 gene encoding UL16-binding protein 1-like: MVLAEDTKFILCILVVLLLLKRPWAAGAETHSLSYDFTITPKLRPRHWWCEVEGQVNKTVFLHYDCGNKVKPFGPLGKEINATNTWEEQTETLRDVVDVLTQQLTGLQLESYTLNDPLTLQATMSCHREANGHSTGSWQFGFDGQKFLLFDSEKRKWTLLHPGGRQMKEKWEHDRDVTMFFQKTSVGDCTRWLEDFWMCWKKSLQPTAPPTEDPGTSQPTARATRAISWSLPALLTIFILLAILGQCLLTSAVGRIGGEQGKW, encoded by the exons ATGGTTCTGGCCGAGGACACCAAGTTCATTCTTTGCATACTGGTTGTGCTTCTTTTGCTGAAACGTCCCTGGGCTGCGGGCGCCG AAACTCACTCTCTTTCCTATGACTTCACTATCACTCCTAAACTCAGACCTAGACACTGGTGGTGTGAGGTTGAAGGCCAGGTGAATAAAACGGTTTTTCTTCACTATGACTGTGGCAACAAGGTCAAACCTTTTGGTCCCCTGGGGAAGGAAATAAATGCCACAAACACCTGGGAAGAACAGACAGAAACCCTGAGAGACGTGGTGGATGTCCTCACACAGCAACTGACTGGCCTTCAACTGGAGAGTTACACACTGAATG ACCCTCTCACCCTGCAGGCCACCATGTCTTGCCACCGAGAAGCCAATGGACACAGCACTGGATCCTGGCAGTTTGGCTTTGATGGACAGAAGTTCCTCCTCTTTGACTCAGAGAAGAGAAAGTGGACACTGCTTCATCCTGGAGGCAGACAGATGAAAGAGAAGTGGGAGCATGACAGGGATGTGACCATGTTCTTCCAGAAGACCTCAGTAGGAGACTGCACCAGATGGCTTGAGGACTTCTGGATGTGCTGGAAGAAAAGTCTACAACCAACAG CACCTCCCACAGAGGACCCAGGCACCAGCCAACCCACAGCCAGGGCCACCAGGGCCATTTCCTGGAGCCTCCCTGCACTCCTCACCATCTTCATCCTCCTGGCCATCCTGGGACAGTGCCTACTGACAAGTGCTGTGGGCAGAATAGGAGGGGAGCAGGGCAAGTGGTGA